The Acidobacteriota bacterium region CTTGGGTACGCGACGCCTCCGGCTCGCGGTCTTTGCAATTCGCACTTTTGTTTTCACAGGGCCGCCAGCCGAGACGCATGCTGGAAGCGATGCGTACCCAGCTTAGATTCCGGTGATACGGATTCCGGTGTGGCCTTTGTAGCGAATGTTGATGCCAATCAGCAGCGCCGTAATCGCTTCGACGGTTCGAGAATTTGCCAGCGGGCCGCCGTCAACAAACCGGCAACCGCGGATGGCATCAACCAATGGGCGAACGGCTTCTTTGGCTTCTTTCTTGTCGCCGCAGACGATCACATCGCATTCGACTTCGTGCGAAAGATCAATCAATGATTCCGCGCCAACGTTGTGAAATGCCGAAACGACTGTGACGGTGTCGGGCACTTGTTCTTTACACTGTTCCGCTGCTGAGCCTGCCCAAACGCCCAGCACGCGTGTGGGTTTGCCGCCGACTGCCGGTTCCAGCGGCACTGTGACATCAATCAAAATTGAACCGGACGGCAGTTTGTCGCGGATTTCTTTCAAGGTGGCAATTTGCGCAGCGAAAGGGACGGTCAAGACAACGAGGGAAGAGCTGGCGGCGGCTTCCGTGTTATGCGCGCCGCTGACGGCTGCATCGGTGAAACCTGCCTTCGCCAAAATTTCTTTCATTTCCTTGGCGGCGTCCGAGGCGCGTTCGGCTGCGCGAGAACCGACAATGATGTCGAATCCGGCTTGGGCCCAACGTAGCGCAAGCCCTTTGCCCTGATCGCCCGTCCCGCCGATAATTGCAATTCGTTTGTTGGGGTGTACATTTGGCATGGCAGGATTCTAAATCAAAGACCTACATTGGGACAGAAGCGAACCGGAAGTGAGTGAAAAAGTCGAGATAACCGAATCCAAAACGTCGCTGGTGGCAATGCTGACAGGCAGCTTTCGTTGGCTGCGCGAATGGATTGCCAGCCAGTTTGTCCCTGCCGAATCCGCGGTCGAATGGCGTGCATTGGCCAAGGCGTTTCTGAGATTGGGAATGACGGGATTTGGCGGAGGCATCGCCGTCATTTCGCAAATTCGTCGTTTGGTGGTTCATCAGAAACAGTGGATGACCGAAGAGGAGTTCCTGGATGCTGTTTCCCTGGCGCAAAGCCTGCCCGGCGCGAACGCTGCAAATGCGACGGCCTATGTGGGATTGAAACTGGGCGGGTTTCGCGGCGCAGTGGTTTCGGTCGTCAGCTTCATTACACCTTCGTTTGTGATGATGATCGGGCTGACTGTTGCACACAGCTATTTGTACAAATTCCCGGATGCGCAACGCATCTTTCAGGGATTCAATGCCGCCGTCGTCGGTTTGATTGCCGCGACGGTCACCAGGCTCGGCAAAACGGCGATGCAACAGCAGTGGCACCTGGAATTGGGCGTCGTCGCGGGATTCATGCTGATCTTCACGACCACCACCATCGCCGAAGTCGTGTTGATCGCCGGGATGGTCGGCATCTTCATCCAGTTTTACAAAACGCGCGCTCGCCAGCAGATTCGGCAGAAACTTCGCAAAGAGCATCAAGTCACTGCGCGCGAAGTTGCCGTGGAACAACAGGCGCGGCAACACGCCGCAGATTTGATCGAAAGCAAAGATAAACTGGCTGACGATTACAAAGTCGAAGTTTCGCTGCCGACCAGACAAACCGACAGCGAGAAGGAAGAAAAACGACCGAGCAAAGCCTTCCCGAAGACCGACCCGGCTTCTGACAACCAGTCCACAGACCAGGGCAGTGCGGAAGGGCAAACTGTTGAAGATGGTCATCAACCTTTTCTTCCCATCGCAGGGAAAAAAGGAGTCACCACCAAATTGCCCAAATCGCCGAGCAAACTTCAAAGTTTCGCGCCCCTGGCGTTTTTGCCTTTCATGTTGGGAATGCTGTTGTTGAATTGGTCTGCTGTGTTGTCGAAACTGCTGACGATTTGGAAGCTGGCCATGATCTTTTTGCGGGTTGGCACCGTCACCTTTGGCGGAGGCTTTGTGATGATTCCGCAAATTGAAACCGACATCGTCGAAGTGCATCACTGGATGGATCATCAAACGTTTGCCGACGGCATGGCCTTTGGCCAGATCACCCCCGGCCCTGTGCTGATTACGGCGACGTTTATCGGATACAGAGTAGCAGGGCCAGTGGGAGCGCTTACCACGACCATCGCCGCCTTTCTGCCTTCGTTTATCATGGCGATCATCGCCGGAGCTTCGCTCAATCGGTTCCGCACCAATTTCCTGGTGCAATCCTTTCTGGCCGGCGTGGCTCCGGCAGTGGTCGGCATGCTCGCCGCCGCCGGAGTCAGTTTGGCGAAATCCGGTTTGAATTCACCGCTCAGTTACGGCGTGGCAACCCTGGCGTTTTTGTTGATGCTTCGCGCAAAGCTGAATCCGGTGGTGATTATTTTTGGTTGCGGATTGGTGCAATGGGCGGTGGCGCGCGGGCTGATTGGGTGATTGAAAGTTACAGCTATGAGTTCTTACCTGGCTTCTTCGCAAATTGACGCTTATCAACGCGACGGTTTTCTGGTCGTCGAAAACTTTGCCAGCGTGGATGAATGCAACGCGCTGAAACACCGCGCGGAGGAATTAGTCGCCGCGTTCGATCCACAAGGCGTAATTTCGATCTTCACCACCAAAGAACAAACGCGCCTGAGCGATGATTACTTTTTGGAATCGGGCGACAAGGTGCGATTCTTTTTTGAAGAAGACGCGTTTAACGCCGACGGCAGTTTGCGACAAAGCAAAGAGCGCTCAATTAACAAAATCGGCCACGCGCTGCACGACCTGGAACCGGTGTTTGACCGATTTTCGCGCAAACCGGAGTTGGCGACGATAGCCGAACAGATCGGGTTGCGGCAACCGCTCTTGCTGCAATCCATGTATATTTTCAAACAGCCGAACATTGGCGGCGAAGTCACTTGCCATCAGGACGCGACCTTTTTGTACACCGAACCGATGACCGTCACCGGATTCTGGTTCGCGCTGGAAGACGCGACGTTGGAAAACGGCTGTCTATGGGCGATTCCGGGCGGACACAAACTTGGTTTGAAGAAACGGTTTTCCCGTGCCGAAACCGGCGGAACCAAAATTGATGTGTTGGATGGTTCGCCCTGGCCGAATAATTTGTTGGTTCCGCTGGAAGTCAAAGCCGGAACTTTGGTTTTGCTGCACGGATTGTTGCCGCACATGAGCCAGGCCAATCGTTCGCCGAAATCACGCCACGCTTATGCGGTGCATGTCGTGGATGGTTCGGCGGAATATCCAGCGGAAAATTGGCTGCGGCGAGAGTTGCCTGCTCGCGGGTTTTAGCTGTAGGCGAGGACGCCTGCGCTCCCCAATCTATGGAATTCAAACTCAACACCTGTACGGTTCGTCCGTGGCGGCGAGGCGATGAAGATTCGCTGGTGGCGAATGCGAACAGCTATCAAATCTGGCGCAATGTTCGCGACCGGTTTCCGTATCCATACACGTTGGACGACGCACGCGATTGGATTGGTCTGGCCAGCCGGGAATCTCCGCCCAGCAATTTCGCCATTGCCGTGGAC contains the following coding sequences:
- the npdG gene encoding NADPH-dependent F420 reductase — its product is MPNVHPNKRIAIIGGTGDQGKGLALRWAQAGFDIIVGSRAAERASDAAKEMKEILAKAGFTDAAVSGAHNTEAAASSSLVVLTVPFAAQIATLKEIRDKLPSGSILIDVTVPLEPAVGGKPTRVLGVWAGSAAEQCKEQVPDTVTVVSAFHNVGAESLIDLSHEVECDVIVCGDKKEAKEAVRPLVDAIRGCRFVDGGPLANSRTVEAITALLIGINIRYKGHTGIRITGI
- a CDS encoding chromate transporter — encoded protein: MSEKVEITESKTSLVAMLTGSFRWLREWIASQFVPAESAVEWRALAKAFLRLGMTGFGGGIAVISQIRRLVVHQKQWMTEEEFLDAVSLAQSLPGANAANATAYVGLKLGGFRGAVVSVVSFITPSFVMMIGLTVAHSYLYKFPDAQRIFQGFNAAVVGLIAATVTRLGKTAMQQQWHLELGVVAGFMLIFTTTTIAEVVLIAGMVGIFIQFYKTRARQQIRQKLRKEHQVTAREVAVEQQARQHAADLIESKDKLADDYKVEVSLPTRQTDSEKEEKRPSKAFPKTDPASDNQSTDQGSAEGQTVEDGHQPFLPIAGKKGVTTKLPKSPSKLQSFAPLAFLPFMLGMLLLNWSAVLSKLLTIWKLAMIFLRVGTVTFGGGFVMIPQIETDIVEVHHWMDHQTFADGMAFGQITPGPVLITATFIGYRVAGPVGALTTTIAAFLPSFIMAIIAGASLNRFRTNFLVQSFLAGVAPAVVGMLAAAGVSLAKSGLNSPLSYGVATLAFLLMLRAKLNPVVIIFGCGLVQWAVARGLIG
- a CDS encoding phytanoyl-CoA dioxygenase family protein, giving the protein MSSYLASSQIDAYQRDGFLVVENFASVDECNALKHRAEELVAAFDPQGVISIFTTKEQTRLSDDYFLESGDKVRFFFEEDAFNADGSLRQSKERSINKIGHALHDLEPVFDRFSRKPELATIAEQIGLRQPLLLQSMYIFKQPNIGGEVTCHQDATFLYTEPMTVTGFWFALEDATLENGCLWAIPGGHKLGLKKRFSRAETGGTKIDVLDGSPWPNNLLVPLEVKAGTLVLLHGLLPHMSQANRSPKSRHAYAVHVVDGSAEYPAENWLRRELPARGF